ACCCGTGCCATTTTGGCGGGCGGCGCGATCAGTCATCAAGCCTTTAGAAGTGGACACAATTGCGATACCCAGACCGCCCATCACCTTTGGTAACTCGTCTTTACCTTTGTAAATACGAAGACCAGGGCGACTTACACGCTGGATAGTCTCAACGACTGGTTTGCCTTGAAAGTACTTTAATGTAATTTCTAATTCAGGCTTAGCTTCATCTGCTACGGCGTATTCAGTAATGAAACCTTCATCTTTAAGTAATTTCGCAATTGCTACTTTTAACTTAGCTGAAGGCATCTTAACAGATACGTGGTTAGCAGCTTGGCCGTTACGAATACGGGTTAACATATCCGCAATAGGATCTTGCATGCTCATATTAGCTTACTCCGTGACAAGTGCTTACCAGCTGGCCTTACGCAGACCAGGAACTTCACCACGCATGGTTGCTTCACGTAATTTAATACGGCTTAAGCCGAATTTACGTAGGAAACCATGTGGGCGACCAGTTTGATTACAGCGGTTGCGTTGACGCGCAGCGCTAGAATCACGTGGTAGAGCTTGTAACTTAAGTACGGCATCCCAACGATCTTCTTCAGAAGTTGCAGGGCTGCTGATTATAGCCTTAAGTGCTAAACGCTTTTCAGCATATTTAGCTACGAGCTGCGCACGTTTTGCTTCACGTGCTTTCATAGATGTTTTTGCCATTATGCTACCCTTATTTCTTGAATGGGAAGTTAAAAGCGTCTAACAAAGCACGACCTTCTTCATCATTCTTCGCAGTAGTAGTGATAACAATATCCATACCACGAATTTTATCGATTTTATCATAATCGATTTCTGGGAAGATGATCTGCTCACGCACGCCCATTGCGTAGTTACCACGACCGTCAAACGCTTTTGCGCTTAAGCCACGGAAATCACGAATACGTGGTATTGCAATGTCAACTAAACGCTCTAAAAATTCCCACATACGCTCACCGCGTAGGGTCACTTTACAGCCAATAGGGTAGCCTTCACGGATTTTAAAACCAGCAACTGATTTACGAGCAACAGTTACAATTGGTTTCTGGCCAGCGATTGCAGTCATGTCACGGAGCGCATGCTCCATAACTTTCTTATCTGCAACAGCTTCGCCCACACCCATGTTTAGGGTGATTTTTTCAATCCGAGGGACTTGCATGACACTGCTGTAACCGAACTTTTTAGCTAGTTCAGCGACTACAGTCTCTTGATATTTATCATGCAGTTTCGCCATCGTTTACTCCAAATTACTTAACGAGTTCGCTGTTCGACTTAAAGAAACGGACTTTTTGGCCGTTTTCAAATCGGAAACCAACACGATCTGCCTTGCCTGTGGCTTGGTTAAAGATCGCAACGTTTGATGTTTGAATCGGTGCTTCTTTCTCGATAACGCCGCCAGTCACACCCAATTGAGGGTTAGGTTTCTGGTGCTTTTTAACAAGATTGAGGCCTTCAACAATTAACTTACCAGTAGGTAGAACTTGAGAAACCTTACCGCGGCTACCCTTGTCTTTACCTGCTAATATAATTACTTCGTCTTCACGACGGATTTTAGCTGCCATTTGAAGCTCCTTACAGTACTTCTGGTGCCAGCGAGACAATTTTCATGAATTTATCATTACGCAATTCACGTGTCACTGGGCCAAAGATACGAGTACCAATCGGTGCAAGGTTTGCGTTAAGCAATACCGCTGCATTCCGATCGAAGCGAATGACAGAACCGTCTGGACGACGTACGCCTTTCTTAGTACGGACTACCACCGCGTTATATACATCACCTTTCTTCGCTTTAGCGCGAGGAATCGCTTCTTTAACAGAAACTTTGATAATGTCGCCGATACCGGCATAACGACGATGAGAGCCACCCAAGACCTTAATACACTGAACTCTGCGTGCGCCGCTGTTACATGCGACGTCTAGAGTCGATTGCATTTGGATCATTTCAAGTGCTCCGCTATCGTTACTACACAATCCCACTATGGGAGTATATTTTGAACCAAAATCAAGCAATAATTTACTCAAAATTGGCGCGCAAGTATAACACACATTTTTGGAATGCATAGCAAAAAATACAAACGGCCCCAAATGCTGGAGCCGTTTACGTTAACCTAATAAAAATTAGGCTTTTGTTACTACTTCAGCTAGTGTCCAAGACTTAGTCTTAGATAGAGGGCGGCACTGGCTAATAGCCACGAAATCGCCTTCATTACACTGATTAGTTTCGTCATGTGCATGGATCTTAGTAGTACGCTTAATGTACTTCCCATAAATAGGATGTTTCACTTGGCGCTCAATAGCAACAGTAATAGACTTGTCCATTTTGTTGCTAATTACTTTACCTTGCAAAGTACGGATTTTATCAGACATTACGCACCTGCCTTAGAAGTAATAATGGTCTTAACACGTGCAATGTTACGACGCACTAGTTTCAACTGATTCGTTTGAGTCAACTGACCAGTAGCGTGTTGCATACGCAGGTTAAACTGCTCACGCAGCAGACCAAGTAATTCAGCGTTAAGTTCTTCAACGCTCTTTTCTCTTAGTTCGCTCGCTTTCATTACATCACCGTCTTAGTTACGAAGGTAGTCTTCAGAGGAAGTTTAGCAGAAGCTAAAGCGAAGGCTTCACGAGCCAACGATTCAGGAACACCACCCATCTCATAAAGAACCTTACCAGGTTGAATCTGACATACCCAGTATTCAACGTTACCTTTACCTTTACCCATACGCACTTCAAGAGGCTTAGAGGTAATTGGCTTGTCAGGGAAAACTCGAATCCAAATTTGTCCTTGACGTTTAACATGACGTGTCATGGCACGACGTGCAGATTCAATTTGACGTGCAGTTAAACGGCCACGGCCGACTGCTTTCAAACCGAAAGTACCAAAGCTAACTTCAGTACCGTTCGCTAGACCGCGGTTGCGGCCCTTGAACATCTTGCGAAACTTCATACGTTTAGGTTGCAGCATAAAAGTTTCTCCTATTTACCACGAGGCTTACGCTTAGGTTGCTGCTTCGGCTCTTCAATAGCTGGAATTAAACCATCTAGAACTTCGCCTTTGAAGATCCAAACTTTAATACCAATCACACCATACTGCGTGTGACTTTCTGCGGTTGAATAGTCGATATCAGCACGCAAAGTATGCAAAGGTACACGACCTTCACGATACCATTCTGCACGCGCGATTTCTGCGCCGCCTAAACGGCCGCTCACTTGAACTTTGATACCTTGAGCACCAATGCGCATTGCGTTTTGAACTGCGCGCTTCATAGCACGACGGAACATAACACGACGCTCTAACTGCTGAGCAATAGAGTCAGCAACGAGCTTAGCGTCTAATTCAGGCTTACGGATCTCAGCGATGTTGATTTGAGCAGTAGTGCCAGTGATTTTAGACACATGTGCACGTAATACTTCAACGTCTTCACCTTTCTTACCAATCACAATACCTGGACGGGCAGTGTGAATGGTAACGCGGATGCTTTTCGCTGGGCGTTCAATGACAATCTTAGATACTGATGCGGCTTTTAACTTTTCAGTTAAATATTGACGCACTTCCCAGTCGCTGTTCAGATTATTTGCATAGTCTGACTTATCTGCGTACCAGGTAGAGATCCAAGGCTTAGTGATACCCAGACGGATACCATTAGGATGTACTTTCTGTCCCATTGCTCTCTTCTCCTAGCGATCTGCTACAACCACAGTAATGTGGCTGGTACGCTTCATGATACGATCAGCGCGGCCTTTAGCACGTGGCATGATACGCTTCATTGTTGGGCCTTCATCTACGAAGACGGCTCCAACTTTAAGCTCATCAATGTCAGCACCTTCGTTGTGTTCGGCGTTTGCGATAGCTGAGTCAAGTACTTTTTTTACTAGTACGGCGGCTTTCTTGGGGCTGAATGTCAAAATCTCGAGCGCCTTAGAAACAGGCAATCCGCGAATTTGATCAGCAACTAGACGGGCCTTCTGCGCAGACGTACGAGCAAAACGATGTTTAGCTAAAACTTCCATCTTATTCCTCCCGTATTAACGCTTCTTCGCTTTCTTATCTGCAGCATGGCCGCGATAAGTGCGAGTTGGTGAAAATTCACCAAGCTTGTGGCCGATCATTTCGTCAGTTACGAACACAGGTACGTGCTGACGACCATTATGGACAGCGATGGTCAACCCAATCATATTAGGGATGATCATTGAGCGACGAGACCAAGTCTTAATTGGCTTTTTGTCTCCCGCTTCCATCGCTTTCTCTACCTTCTTCAGCAAGTGCAGGTCAATGAAGGGACCTTTCTTGAGAGAACGTGGCATGGCGAATCCTCTTACTATTTATTACGACGACGTACGATGTACTTATCAGTGCGCTTGTTGCTACGAGTTTTATAACCCTTAGTCGGCACACCCCATGGACTCACTGGATGACGTCCACCAGAAGTACGGCCTTCACCACCACCATGTGGATGGTCTACTGGGTTCATTGCA
The Shewanella vesiculosa DNA segment above includes these coding regions:
- the rpsH gene encoding 30S ribosomal protein S8, which translates into the protein MSMQDPIADMLTRIRNGQAANHVSVKMPSAKLKVAIAKLLKDEGFITEYAVADEAKPELEITLKYFQGKPVVETIQRVSRPGLRIYKGKDELPKVMGGLGIAIVSTSKGLMTDRAARQNGTGGEVICYVA
- the rpsN gene encoding 30S ribosomal protein S14, which gives rise to MAKTSMKAREAKRAQLVAKYAEKRLALKAIISSPATSEEDRWDAVLKLQALPRDSSAARQRNRCNQTGRPHGFLRKFGLSRIKLREATMRGEVPGLRKASW
- the rplE gene encoding 50S ribosomal protein L5 is translated as MAKLHDKYQETVVAELAKKFGYSSVMQVPRIEKITLNMGVGEAVADKKVMEHALRDMTAIAGQKPIVTVARKSVAGFKIREGYPIGCKVTLRGERMWEFLERLVDIAIPRIRDFRGLSAKAFDGRGNYAMGVREQIIFPEIDYDKIDKIRGMDIVITTTAKNDEEGRALLDAFNFPFKK
- the rplX gene encoding 50S ribosomal protein L24, whose product is MAAKIRREDEVIILAGKDKGSRGKVSQVLPTGKLIVEGLNLVKKHQKPNPQLGVTGGVIEKEAPIQTSNVAIFNQATGKADRVGFRFENGQKVRFFKSNSELVK
- the rplN gene encoding 50S ribosomal protein L14, whose translation is MIQMQSTLDVACNSGARRVQCIKVLGGSHRRYAGIGDIIKVSVKEAIPRAKAKKGDVYNAVVVRTKKGVRRPDGSVIRFDRNAAVLLNANLAPIGTRIFGPVTRELRNDKFMKIVSLAPEVL
- the rpsQ gene encoding 30S ribosomal protein S17, producing the protein MSDKIRTLQGKVISNKMDKSITVAIERQVKHPIYGKYIKRTTKIHAHDETNQCNEGDFVAISQCRPLSKTKSWTLAEVVTKA
- the rpmC gene encoding 50S ribosomal protein L29, coding for MKASELREKSVEELNAELLGLLREQFNLRMQHATGQLTQTNQLKLVRRNIARVKTIITSKAGA
- the rplP gene encoding 50S ribosomal protein L16; the protein is MLQPKRMKFRKMFKGRNRGLANGTEVSFGTFGLKAVGRGRLTARQIESARRAMTRHVKRQGQIWIRVFPDKPITSKPLEVRMGKGKGNVEYWVCQIQPGKVLYEMGGVPESLAREAFALASAKLPLKTTFVTKTVM
- the rpsC gene encoding 30S ribosomal protein S3, with the translated sequence MGQKVHPNGIRLGITKPWISTWYADKSDYANNLNSDWEVRQYLTEKLKAASVSKIVIERPAKSIRVTIHTARPGIVIGKKGEDVEVLRAHVSKITGTTAQINIAEIRKPELDAKLVADSIAQQLERRVMFRRAMKRAVQNAMRIGAQGIKVQVSGRLGGAEIARAEWYREGRVPLHTLRADIDYSTAESHTQYGVIGIKVWIFKGEVLDGLIPAIEEPKQQPKRKPRGK
- the rplV gene encoding 50S ribosomal protein L22 gives rise to the protein MEVLAKHRFARTSAQKARLVADQIRGLPVSKALEILTFSPKKAAVLVKKVLDSAIANAEHNEGADIDELKVGAVFVDEGPTMKRIMPRAKGRADRIMKRTSHITVVVADR
- the rpsS gene encoding 30S ribosomal protein S19; its protein translation is MPRSLKKGPFIDLHLLKKVEKAMEAGDKKPIKTWSRRSMIIPNMIGLTIAVHNGRQHVPVFVTDEMIGHKLGEFSPTRTYRGHAADKKAKKR